A stretch of DNA from Triticum dicoccoides isolate Atlit2015 ecotype Zavitan chromosome 2A, WEW_v2.0, whole genome shotgun sequence:
ACCTCTTCACCGAATATGtcgtccactggtccctcgagcccaTATACACCTCCAAGAATGAGCCTCCAAGGAGGGTCCTATCGGTATGTGTCTATGTTCGTGTGTCGTTTGCGAAATAGAATTAGCTAGTGAAGTACTCTCtccatatcaaaatataagacgtttgaaCTGCACAAACGATTTATATTTTCATACATAGGTAGTAATACGAAAATATATTTTAGAGCACCTGCACCCAGGCTCCTCTTATCTAGCCATCCATTCTTcgcatcaagatccatgcaaataCATTTATCTTTTTTATTTCTCTTACATAAAACATGTCTTCAAGTTGAAACCTTTGCAGAACAGTAAAGCTTTCTAGCTAGAATCTAGGATAAAAAATTAGATTTTTTCgtccaacataaatatacaaaataagTTCTTATTTGATTAAAAAATACTTCTTTTACTATTTATGTTGGACGAAAAATTCTGAAAGTTTTATCTCACATTCTAGTTAGTAAGTTTTGTTGcgctgcaaagtttgaagttcaaaACATGTTCTATATGAAAGAAACGAAAAAGAGAAAATTTCATATACGAAGTTAGTTGTCTTGCATAGATTTTAAAACGATATTGGAGAGTCAGGATAGCAAGGCCTgggtgcaagtgctctaaaaatctgcGTCTGGTAGTAATACTAAAAAAAAGGAAAGAATTAGTAGCACTGAAATACTTGTTTGGGAAAAAAGAGGACTGCACCATTAGCAGATTAACACTACGTTATTGCACAGGGGTTATCTAGAACTAGTACTATCATTAGCAACCAACGATTAAAATCGCGGAAGATAAAGGATTTATCGGCAGCCCTACATTAATTGGCACGAACCTTTAGGCTAATATTGCGCTATCTTCAGCGATTACGGCGCTATCTCTGGCGGTTCACAACAGCACTCAAATTGCGGGGCGGTTTTCGAACGGAAATATCGCCCCGATTGCGTCAATTTGATCCGCAATTTAATATTATGTTATTAACCTATTAACACTTCATATGACAATAGTTATCCAGGATGCTATAATGAGCGACTCATTAGGACATGCCTTGCAATTACTAGTACAAAGCATTAAAAAGAATCAATAGCCATTAATTAGTACCTAAAGTATGGAGTGCAGTAAATAAGTGAGGCTTCCCTCGCACAGCATTGCGGATGCTATATAAACCAGACCCACCCCGCCGCTCTTCTAAACCCAAAAACGTTCAGTCAAAACACCTCTTCACATCTCCCCAGCCTCTGGTTTTTCCACAACGTAGCAAAGGTAAGCTGGTAGATCCGTGAGGCCGCAGCGATGTCGGACGTGACGGCGGTGATGCATCTGCGGGGGGAGGAGCCGTGGCTGGCGCTTCCTCCAGGTTTCCGGTTCCACCCCACCGACGAGGAGGTGGTCACGCACTACCTCACCCCCAAGATCCGCAACCCCGACTTCTCCTGCCTCATGGTCGCCTACGTCAACCTCAACAACACCGAGCCGTGGGACCTCCCGAGTAAGTGTAGTACTACTTGTCAATAATTTGCAGGCATGAGGCAGAGCGCTCATGGCCAGTTTGTTCTGCAGAAAAGGCGAAGATGGGCGCGGGCGAGACGGAGTGGTTCTTTTTTGTGCACAAGGATCGGAAGTACCCGACGGGGACGCGCACCAACCGGGCGACGAAGAGCGGCTACTGGAAGGCGACGGGTAAGGACAAGGAGATCTTCCGCGGCACAGGACTGGACGCCGTCCTCGTCGGCATGAAGAAGACGCTCGTCTTCTACCGCGGCCGCGCCCCCGGCGGCCAAAAGACGTCGTGGGTGATGCACGAGTACCGCCTCGAGGGCGAGCTGCCCCATCGCCTACCCCGCTCCGCCAAGGTACGCAAGAATCTATTTTGTTTTTCCGTCTCTGTCTCCAGACAAGTCGATCGATTCAACCGCTAGAGCATCTAGAGATGTTGCTGGACCACGCGCTCACATCACATGTCATGCTCGGGATTTGTTTCTTATTTCTTATTCTCCTCGTGTTGCTTTCTCAACCTGTCCGTTGCGTGCGTGCAGGACGATTGGGCTGTTTGCCGGCTGTTCAACAAAGAATTGGCCGCGCAGAATGCACCCCAGATGGCGCCGGCGGCCGACgcggacatggaggaggaggacccgTTCGCCTTCCTCGATGAGTTGCTCAACAGTGATGACTTGCTCAACAACGCTGGCCTGTTCGGCAATGCCGACCCGCCGATGCTCATGGACTATCCGTCAGGCGCCATAGACTTCGCCGGCGCTTCCAGCTCCACCTCCAGCGCGGCCCTGCCGGTTGAGCTGGACATGGAGCATCGGACCCGCAAGATGGAGCCACCGGCGCCGCAGCAGCAGAGCCCAAACTACATGTGGAAGATGTGATGAGACTAATGAATCCATCCATCTATGACCCGGACTAGAGCGTCTCAATTTGCTGGTAGCTATATATAGATGGTTATTTGGTTGGAGCTACCTCTTCGATTGATTAGTTGCTTCATTAACTTCGATTAAGGATCGAGTTAGTTGATAAAACTTATTGTGTATTGATGGAGCTGAACTATTCCCCTTCTGAATGTTCTATTTATTCTATTGTTCTTAATAATACATGCCATGGTTGATTCAGGGGTCTTGGTTAAATGATAGTACCATCCTGTAATCGTGTTTGTTTCCCAATCCCCGGCGGCAAATGTGTTTACCAAGAAAACGATACCGAGAGATGATGGAGGTGAACTATCCCCCTTTTGAATGTTCTGTTTATTCTATTGTTCTTAATAATACATGCCATGGTTGATTCAGGGGTCTTGATTACATGACAGCACCGTCCTTTAATCGTGTTTGTTTCCCAATCCCCGATGGCAAATGTGTTTACCAACCAAACTATACCGAGAGATGATGGAGCTGAACTATTCCCCTTTTGAATGTTCTATTTATTCTATTGTTCTTAATTATACATGCCATGGTTGATTCAGGGGTCTTGGTTACATGACAATATCGTCCTGTTATGTGTTTGTATCCCAATTCCCGACGGAAAATGTGTTTACCAAGCAAACTATACCGAAATACTATTTAAAGACTTTGAAGCGCCCAGTCACGGAGCCAAGGTGCATAGTAGTTCCGTCCCATTTCTTGTAGAGGTCACAAGTACAATTTCCGTGCGTGTTTATGCAATGGTTTCAAAATTATAGGAGTTTCGATTTCTCTACCCGTTTGTTAAATGGTTCTAAAAGTAGTGGCCCGGATGGTTCAAACATGCGATCTGTGGTAGTTCCATGTGTTTTCTGCGTGGATGTTGCCGGTTTGATTTctctgccctttttattttttgttccaaaaatatAGCAATAACTTTTTTAAGGAATACAGCCATAAGTGGTCGGGATGTTTCGAACGCACAACCTATAGGACAGTAGAGGCCTGTTGGGCGGCCCAGCCTGTAGCGAAGCCCAATATTATTTTGTCATACGGCAAAATTTGATTTCACGCCTAACTTATTTTCTTTTAGACGGAGGGGGCCACACCCATTTAAACTTGCTGTTGTTCCGCCCCTAGTGTTGGAGTATAGAACAATCGAGTGAAGCCGTTTGAGTGCATTAACAAAATGTTCgtgtttgtgtcgatttcaaagtctAGCTATTTCCATCCGGAAAAAAAGCTAACCGTGTTGAAGATTTTTcttaagaaattttatgtgcaaacttcATGCTGTAACAACATTGTATTCTCAGAAATCCTGTTCTTACATACACATTTCACAAGAAATTACATATTGTGAGAGGGATAATAACTGCTTGGAGCTGAACGTGAGactaagggggtgtttgtttccagggacttttttgtgtagggactagaaaaagttccTCTTAGAGAGTTTtttaccaaacaggagggactttttagggactaaactaggcatttgggactaaatgaagaaaactctcaaggagagtctttttgggacttttccaacaatgcccctccatgcacccattggcccgccaccccatggtgttgtttgattgttatttttctatatactaggggcaacatggtcatttaataatctttaggaagggactagggactttttaatcTTTGGAAACAAACAtgggggactagaaaaagtcctaagactagagaaccaaacaccacttAACTGTCCATGGTTTCTACTAGCGCGTAAGATTTTCATAGAATTGTTACGTAAGAATAGCATTGTTCTTGTATTTTGCTCTGGTAATCAAGCCTTGAGCCTACCGTTTTCTCTGGTTGAATTTGGTTTGTCATAGGTGGGTCCTtcttagagcaagtataataggATGACATAGACGGCCTATACGACTTTACATATTACTTCCTCTGTCCCATATTATAAAATGTTTTTGTAGTAGAAATTGAATTGCAAAAAATGGCTTATATTATGAAACAGAGGTAGTATATTTTTGttgagttgaaggagagagaagagaatcGGGCAGCCTGTTGTAACACGGGCTGTAATTTTTTTTTATAAGTGTAAGGTGGGTCATGTAATAATAAAGTAGTAATTTTTTGTAGCCAACTACTTATATATACTTCCTCTGTCCGGTGAAAAGTGTACATATAgaaattttaggacaaattatggaGTGAAGTAAGCAATGCATTGGCAATGTGCAAGCCATCATTTCTCTTCTCTTTAATTATTCAAccccaatgagctaagtgcatgtagaaattaaaAAGACCATGTAAAAAATGTTATTGGTCTTGGTTACCGTATGATGAGAGAAACATTTTTTCCTACTTTAAAGTGCATTTAAAAGATAGAAATACACTTTTTTTGTGGACAAATTTTAAAGCCAAACATATAATGTTCACCGGACGAGTATACAATGTCCATAAGACGGCCGATGCGGGGGTAGTACgtgaatttttttctttttgaatcgGGAGCGTACGTACCTGATTGGTTTAAATGAACCGAGAATCAAGGGGAACCGTTTCTTGTGCGGTCGCGCTGGAATCAAACCGTTTCTTGTGCATGCATGGCTGTCGTCATCGAATCCATTTGCACGAGCGCGAGCATAAAAAGGAACACTAATCAAATCTATACCTCGCGATTAATTGGAGCGTGCGCCTCTCGTACTTCTAGTACATTGTACTATCTCCGTTTAGGTTTACTCCGTATTAGTGCTTGTATTTTAGGTTAaactttgacctttgatttaactaataaaaaataAATCAGGACAGTATAAGTTTTGTGACATACAACATATATTTTGTTGGTCAGATCCACAGACAAAGTTGGGCACAAAATATGAAAGGACCAAAATAAATCAAGACAGAGATAGTCAATAGTAAAAAATAATTAAACAACGGCATGTCCACCTACTACTACTGATCGCATGCTGACGGTCGGTCGGGGGTTTGGAGAGCTTCGACCCGTTCGCGCTCCTCGCCTGCTCAAGGCCATATCGGCCCATGCTCAACTCACGTACTCTCCGCCTGACACCGACGATTTCACTGGCACTTCAAGCTCCACCTCCCGTGCCACTCTACCGCTTAGCCCGACATGGGCGATCTGGTCATCAAGACAGAGCGGCCGACGCACGCAGCAGCAGATCCAGAGCTCTAGCCTCCAACTACTTCATGCCGGCGACGGCCAATGACAACCATGGCGGCAGTGGCAAAGCTTATGCCAAATCATTGGTGGGGAATGGGCCAAGGAGGGCCGAAATTATGAGGTCTCGGTTGTTTTATCTGGATTCATGGCCCAACTAGAAGCATAGGCACGCCTTGTGGCATCGTTTTTTTTTTTCATCAGTGAGACATTTACACGTAgcaaaactggtgtccatcatcggCAGTCTTATTAGATGCGGCAATCTTGAAGCAGTCTTGAGCATCTTAAAGCCGTTCAATATAATATCACGGCAGTCTTGAAGTAATCTTGCTACAGAATTAGGGCGTGAAGCAACGATGAACTGTTCCATATGATGTCATAGCAGTCCTGAGGCTACAGTACTAAACACATTCTTATTCCTTCATTATTTGGGAAATAAATATACAAGAGAACGTCTTTGTGGTAATTGttgttgtatgtcgctcacacgagATATACTACAGATGAAAGTTTTTATTTGTTGTCTTCAGTTAGCATCCAGTTCCAACTCGCTGCAATGTGTATGCATGGTACTGTATCAGGGCATCTTCAATGCTGACCAGTAAACGGACGTCACAAATGTTCATTTTCATGTCCTGTTATGGTCCATGGACATAATGCAGAAGGGAGGCATCTAATGTATTCATAAATTAGTCTGGTTGGAAGGAAAGAGAGTAAAGGGGGACTATGCATGTGCTGGGATATTTTGGTGTGGTATCCGGTTGGGGGGAGAAAGAGGACATGCGAACCATGCATATGAAGAGAGAGAAATAAGAGGAGGACCACGTGAGGGCTTTTTGTTGGTCAATTGCATGCGTGGACTCCTGCTTAGATCCCCCATAGTTAGTTTCGATTTGCCAAAAAAGGGATGTCCAGGCCACTTCGCGGATAGATAGGGGTTTTTATTGGATGACAAAAGTTGACACAAGTGATCCGAACACCATAATCCAGACGTACACTGGAGCTTTGACGGTCTTCTTTGGACATGCCCTCACATTCGATTATGCTACAACGAACTAATAGTACAtgttaaaaataataaataaacgaGAAATGTTAGCTCACAGATTTGTAGACCTCGGAGTTGCCaccttttttttgaaaaatatgaaGACTTTATTCATTAGATATAAGAAGTACATCGTTCATGAGGATTATTACAATCTCATCTACAGGTTCCTCAAACCAGACAGAAGTCAAAGAAAATCTAGCTAATTTAGCAAGCTCATGAGCTACTTTATTTGCTTCTCTATTACAACGTTCGAATCTAGTAATACTAAAATCACAAGCGTAATGAAAACAATCGTCGAAGATTGCTGCTGCCGCGCCCGCTGATTGTCCTCCATCCTGCATAGTATAAATTACCTCCAGGTTATCTGAGTTAATAATAAGGAGATTACATCCCGCCCTTTGCGCCAGAGTTAAACCAAACTTGAGAGCAAGAGCTTCCGCCATCAGCACATCTGCGCAGTaattgttgacacctgattttggcaagatatagattgcaatgaagatggtctcgagtgaacgggttttcagcatgaaaagattcacgtcgccgagtggaacaactttgatgtttcggttatattcattcgaccttatcttacggaccgaaactatactccgagtgtcaTAATTCAATGTttcgagtggtttttggccaatcacgtcttctagatgacctcggatgaaggagcactcttatgGAATTGTCTTCGTCCCGTCGagccaatcgattttgatatataaatcatctcaatccgagttcatatgcaaaagttagaggcaatacactgcagaccgaacctcaacggaaatatggcgcgaggtgccagacacttgtctgataagttgcgcgagtaattcg
This window harbors:
- the LOC119358937 gene encoding NAC domain-containing protein 87-like, with product MSDVTAVMHLRGEEPWLALPPGFRFHPTDEEVVTHYLTPKIRNPDFSCLMVAYVNLNNTEPWDLPKKAKMGAGETEWFFFVHKDRKYPTGTRTNRATKSGYWKATGKDKEIFRGTGLDAVLVGMKKTLVFYRGRAPGGQKTSWVMHEYRLEGELPHRLPRSAKDDWAVCRLFNKELAAQNAPQMAPAADADMEEEDPFAFLDELLNSDDLLNNAGLFGNADPPMLMDYPSGAIDFAGASSSTSSAALPVELDMEHRTRKMEPPAPQQQSPNYMWKM